A genome region from Carassius carassius chromosome 23, fCarCar2.1, whole genome shotgun sequence includes the following:
- the LOC132101876 gene encoding sodium- and chloride-dependent GABA transporter 2-like, whose product MDRIDGQIEERGYWGSKAEYLLAVAGNVIGLGNVWRFPYLCYKYGGGAFLIPYLVFVVTCGVPLFLLETAMGQYTQEGGITCWHRLCPLAEGIGYGGQLILLYSCMYYIVILAWALFYLIFSFSSQLPWASCDNTWNTDDCVNLAAKNLTLNQTTLINSTPAATEFWERRVLSLSGGIEEIGKINWEILLCLIAMWVICYFCIWKGVKSTGKVVYFTATFPYVMLLVLLIRGLTLPGALQGVVFYLYPEPARLFDPQVWLEAGAQILFSYSVSVGTLTVLASYNKYNNNCYRDSLWLCILNSCTSLVAGFAVFSVLGFMAQEQGIPIAEVAESGPGLAFIAYPQAVAMMPLPQFWAVCFFIMIILLGLDTQFVSMEAVTTSVIDLFPMILRREGRREIFILLFCLTCFLGQFIMVTEGGMYVFQLFDYYACNGACVLFLSVFETLAMGWIFGAERMFDIIEDMTNSRPNYIFMLCWKYLTPLVSVVSFFCSMVKYTPLTFNRLYVYPDWAYALGWLLALSSIILVPGWALGQLFAGKGSLKQRWRHLCSPDPELPLTSKQRAEMKETNFTAEMEDLVRANINGDENGQ is encoded by the exons ATGGACAGAATAGATGGACAAATAGAGGAGAGAGGGTACTGGGGCAGTAAAGCAGAGTATCTTCTGGCTGTGGCAGGGAATGTGATTGGACTGGGTAACGTGTGGAGGTTTCCTTACCTCTGCTACAAGTATGGAGGAG GGGCGTTCCTGATACCCTACCTGGTGTTTGTGGTTACCTGTGGGGTCCCTCTGTTCCTGCTAGAGACAGCTATGGGACAGTACACACAGGAAGGGGGCATTACTTGTTGGCATCGGCTCTGTCCATTAGCTGAGG GTATTGGCTATGGAGGACAACTGATTCTTTTGTACAGCTGCATGTATTACATCGTCATTTTGGCCTGGGCACTTTTCTACCTCATCTTCTCTTTCAGCTCCCAACTGCCATGGGCCAGCTGTGACAACACCTGGAACACAG ATGACTGTGTAAATCTTGCTGCAAAGAATTTGACCCTCAACCAAACAACGCTGATTAATTCAACACCTGCTGCTACTGAGTTCTGGGA ACGCAGAGTTCTGTCTCTCTCTGGAGGTATTGAGGAGATTGGTAAGATCAACTGGGAGATTCTTCTGTGTCTTATTGCAATGTGGGTCATTTGTTATTTCTGCATCTGGAAAGGAGTCAAATCTACAGGCAAG GTGGTGTATTTCACAGCTACATTTCCTTATGTGATGCTGCTTGTGTTGCTGATTCGTGGGTTGACTCTTCCTGGAGCTCTGCAGGGGGTTGTGTTTTACCTGTACCCTGAACCAGCCCGTCTCTTTGACCCGCAG GTTTGGTTGGAGGCCGGGGCTCAGATCTTATTTTCCTACAGTGTGTCTGTTGGCACTCTCACTGTTTTAGCCAGCTAcaataaatacaacaacaacTGCTACAG GGACAGCTTGTGGCTTTGCATTCTGAACAGTTGCACAAGTTTGGTGGCTGGCTTTGCTGTGTTCTCAGTCTTGGGCTTCATGGCCCAAGAGCAGGGCATCCCCATTGCAGAGGTGGCAGAATCAG GGCCAGGACTAGCATTCATAGCTTATCCACAGGCTGTAGCTATGATGCCTCTTCCTCAGTTTTGggctgtttgtttcttcatcatgaTTATTTTGCTGGGGCTAGATACACAG TTTGTTTCAATGGAAGCCGTCACAACGTCAGTGATTGACCTCTTCCCCATGATTCTGCGCAGAGAAGGACGGCGAGAAATCTTCATACTGCTCTTCTGTCTCACTTGCTTCTTGGGCCAATTCATCATGGTTACGGAG GGGGGGATGTATGTATTCCAGTTGTTTGACTACTATGCCTGCAATGGAGCCTGTGTACTGTTCCTGTCTGTGTTTGAGACTCTGGCCATGGGTTGGATTTTTG GGGCTGAGAGAATGTTTGACATCATTGAGGACATGACAAACTCACGACCCAACTACATATTCATGCTGTGCTGGAAATACCTGACTCCTCTCGTATCTGTG GTGTCTTTTTTCTGTTCTATGGTAAAGTACACGCCCCTCACTTTTAACCGCTTGTATGTGTACCCGGACTGGGCGTATGCGCTAGGCTGGTTACTGGCCCTGTCCTCCATCATACTGGTGCCTGGATGGGCGCTGGGTCAACTGTTTGCCGGGAAAGGGAGTCTGAAACAG CGTTGGCGTCACCTGTGTAGTCCTGATCCAGAGCTTCCTCTCACCTCCAAACAAAGAGCTGAAATGAAAGAAACTAATTTCACTGCAGAGATGGAAGATTTAGTTAGGGCAAACATAAATGGAGATGAAAATGGACAGTAA
- the LOC132101295 gene encoding sodium- and chloride-dependent GABA transporter 2-like isoform X1, whose translation MKKIKGQIEERGYWGSKTEFILAVAGIVIGLGNVWRFPYLCYKNGGGAFLIPYLVFVVTCGVPLFLLETAMGQYTQEGGITCWRRLCPLAEGIGYGGQLIILYSCMYYIIILAWALFYLIFSFSSQLPWASCDNTWNTGEHLKQNSEKAQNYLMNIIQYKNILEQWLVNFFFVVSVLDDCVNLAANNLTLNRTMLINSTSSVTEFWRNRVLSLSGGIEEIGQINWEILLCLIVMWIICYFCVWKGVKSTGKVVYFTATFPYVMLLVLLIRGLTLPGALQGVVFYLYPEPARLFDPQVWMEAGAQIFFSYALGTASLTVLGSYNKYNNNCYRDSLWLCLLNSGTSVVAGFAVFSVLGFMAQKQGVPIEEVAESGPGLAFIAYPQAVAMMPCPQLWAACFFIMIILLGLDTQFVAMEVFMTSVMDLYPMVLRKAGRREIFLLLFCLFCFFSQLIMVTEGGMYVFQLFDYYACSGACLLFLCVFESLAMGWVFGAERMFDVIEDMTSSRPNYIFMLCWKYLTPLVSVVSFVCSLVKYKPLTFNRWYVYPDWAYVLGWLLALSSIILVPAWALGQLIIIKGSLKQRLRHLCSPDKNLPVTCKQQTQIQENTLITEMEVFVKCCTK comes from the exons ATGAAAAAAATCAAAGGACAAATAGAGGAGAGAGGATACTGGGGGAGTAAAACAGAGTTTATTTTAGCTGTTGCAGGGATTGTGATTGGTCTGGGTAATGTGTGGAGATTTCCTTACCTCTGCTACAAGAACGGCGGAG GGGCGTTCCTGATACCCTACCTGGTGTTTGTGGTTACCTGTGGGGTCCCTCTGTTCCTGCTAGAGACAGCTATGGGACAGTACACACAGGAAGGGGGCATTACTTGTTGGCGTCGGCTTTGTCCACTGGCTGAGG GTATTGGCTATGGAGGACAACTAATTATTTTGTACAGCTGCATGTATTACATTATCATTCTGGCCTGGGCGCTTTTCTACCTCATCTTCTCTTTTAGCTCCCAACTGCCATGGGCCAGCTGTGACAACACCTGGAACACAGGTGAACATTTGAAACAAAACTCAGAAAAAGCTCAGAACTATCTAATGAATATCATACAGTATAAGAATATCCTGGAGCAGTGGTTAGTTAACTTTTTTTTCGTCGTCTCTGTTTTAGATGACTGTGTGAATCTTGCTGCAAACAATCTGACCCTCAACCGGACAATGCTGATTAATTCAACTTCATCGGTTACCGAGTTCTGGAG AAACAGAGTTCTGTCTCTCTCTGGAGGTATTGAGGAGATCGGTCAGATCAACTGGGAGATTCTACTGTGCCTTATTGTAATGTGGATCATATGTTATTTCTGTGTCTGGAAAGGAGTCAAATCCACAGGCAAG GTGGTGTATTTCACAGCTACATTTCCTTATGTGATGCTGCTTGTGTTGCTGATTCGTGGGTTGACTCTTCCTGGAGCTCTGCAGGGGGTTGTGTTTTACCTGTACCCTGAACCAGCCCGTCTCTTTGACCCGCAG GTTTGGATGGAAGCAGGAGCTCAGATCTTTTTCTCCTATGCTTTGGGTACAGCCTCTCTTACTGTATTAGGCAGCTAcaataaatacaacaacaacTGCTACAG GGACAGCTTATGGCTTTGCCTTCTGAACAGTGGTACCAGTGTGGTAGCAGGTTTTGCTGTGTTCTCAGTCTTGGGCTTCATGGCTCAAAAACAGGGTGTCCCCATTGAGGAGGTGGCAGAATCAG gtccaggacTAGCATTCATAGCTTATCCACAGGCAGTAGCTATGATGCCGTGTCCACAACTGTGGGCTGCTTGTTTCTTCATTATGATTATTTTGCTCGGGCTAGATACACAG TTTGTTGCGATGGAAGTTTTCATGACATCAGTGATGGACCTGTACCCCATGGTGCTGCGCAAAGCTGGACGTCGAGAAATATTCCTCCtgcttttctgtcttttttgctTCTTCAGCCAACTTATCATGGTTACAGAG GGGGGGATGTATGTATTCCAGTTGTTTGACTACTATGCCTGCAGTGGAGCCTGTCTTCTTTTCCTCTGTGTGTTTGAGTCTCTGGCCATGGGTTGGGTCTTTG GGGCTGAGAGAATGTTTGATGTCATTGAAGACATGACCAGCTCACGACCCAACTACATATTCATGCTGTGCTGGAAATACCTGACTCCTCTCGTATCTGTG GTGTCTTTTGTCTGTTCCCTTGTGAAGTACAAACCCCTCACTTTTAACCGCTGGTATGTGTACCCGGACTGGGCGTATGTGCTAGGCTGGTTACTGGCCCTGTCCTCCATCATACTGGTGCCTGCATGGGCGCTGGGTCAACTGATTATTATAAAAGGAAGCTTAAAACAG CGCTTGCGTCACCTGTGTAGTCCTGACAAAAACCTCCCTGTCACCTGTAAGCAACAAACTCAAATACAAGAAAATACACTCATCACAGAGATGGAAGTCTTTGTCAAGTgctgtacaaagtaa
- the si:ch211-132b12.7 gene encoding CLOCK-interacting pacemaker isoform X2, whose amino-acid sequence MSFQPHTGSDSLQTDADDQQSSVNEPQVHKGPLQGSNILVSGTNELTPIFIIKNVVLKQPGQSGQDHSIPSSLSWDGGATSCQAPTHVLLLQQPGINHSTPLHILKPQPQRSESKGVKKSKNTYLPILNSYPRIAPHPCKKTPEKPTASRGSNTEEHSLSKRVCTEEKRDEVSTTTQAPKQHLHKQPENNLLLQSHSLPLSAGRETLSASHQHQSPCRPSSPSASLNVSSPSISSTQTLSPPSSNDLIQGRKEPHKHCPEPNTSSGKGSFNLRGTAHQRRFLNTVEILSQLGLLDITLRMQDLLRQNAATERDIAQLRQHAHLLFQATQAGADAPAAWEKLQQVMAESGHYPSLKCLPTDSSNGGSQSKVQVEAATSTKPDTPVVYRYGLNGTEEVAPPSPLLAPNPDAEWQSTGQYDFVSYNTTTSEQIRAYRGTVSPPDDPIMPPDSSTHGNLL is encoded by the exons acACTGGCTCAGACTCCTTGCAGACTGATGCAGATGATCAGCAGAGCAGTGTGAATGAGCCTCAGGTCCACAAGGGTCCCCTGCAGGGAAGCAACATACTGGTGTCTGGGACGAATGAGCTCACCCCTATATTCATAATTAAGAATGTGGTGTTGAAGCAG CCTGGGCAGTCTGGTCAGGACCACAGCATTCCTTCATCTCTGTCATGGGATGGAGGTGCTACAAGCTGTCAGGCTCCCACCCACGTCCTCTTGCTGCAACAGCCTGGCATTAATCACAGCACCCCATTGCACATCCTCAAACCCCAGCCACAGAGATCCGAAAGTAAGGGTGTAAAGAAGAGCAAAAACACTTACCTCCCCATCCTAAACTCCTACCCTCGAATTGCACCTCACCCATGTAAGAAAACCCCAGAGAAACCAACGGCCAGTAGAGGAAGTAACACAGAGGAGCACAGCCTGAGTAAGAGAGTATGCACAGAGGAGAAGAGAGATGAGGTGTCCACAACCACACAAGCGCCCAAGCAGCATCTGCACAAACAGCCAGAGAACAACTTGCTGTTGCAATCTCATTCCCTCCCTCTGTCTGCAGGCCGTGAGACACTTTCTGCCTCTCACCAGCACCAGAGCCCATGCCGCCCATCTAGTCCCTCTGCCTCCCTCAACGTGAGCTCTCCATCCATCTCAAGCACTCAGACGCTTTCCCCACCCTCTTCCAACGACCTCATCCAGGGCAGAAAAGAGCCCCATAAGCATTGCCCAGAACCAAATACCAGCTCTGGCAAAGGGTCATTCAACCTCAGAGGGACAGCACATCAGCGTCGCTTCCTCAACACAGTGGAGATTCTGAGCCAGCTGGGACTACTGGACATCACCTTAAGGATGCAGGATCTGCTGCGGCAAAATGCGGCTACCGAACGAGACATAGCCCAGCTCCGCCAACATGCCCATCTGCTTTTCCAGGCCACCCAAGCAGGTGCTGATGCTCCGGCTGCCTGGGAGAAGCTCCAACAGGTCATGGCAGAGTCTGGGCACTATCCCAGCCTCAAGTGCCTACCTACAGACAGCAGCAATGGAGGGTCTCAATCAAAAGTACAAGTCGAGGCAGCCACCAGCACCAAACCTGATACTCCTGTGGTGTACAGATATGGACTTAATGGCACTGAAGAGGTGGCGCCCCCATCTCCTCTTCTAGCTCCAAATCCAGATGCAGAATGGCAGTCAACAGGTCAATATGATTTTGTCAGTTATAACACCACCACTTCTGAGCAAATCAGAGCCTATAGAGGAACCGTGAGTCCACCAGATGATCCAATAATGCCTCCGGACAGCTCTACACATGGAAACCTGCTTTAG
- the LOC132101295 gene encoding sodium- and chloride-dependent GABA transporter 2-like isoform X2 yields the protein MKKIKGQIEERGYWGSKTEFILAVAGIVIGLGNVWRFPYLCYKNGGGAFLIPYLVFVVTCGVPLFLLETAMGQYTQEGGITCWRRLCPLAEGIGYGGQLIILYSCMYYIIILAWALFYLIFSFSSQLPWASCDNTWNTDDCVNLAANNLTLNRTMLINSTSSVTEFWRNRVLSLSGGIEEIGQINWEILLCLIVMWIICYFCVWKGVKSTGKVVYFTATFPYVMLLVLLIRGLTLPGALQGVVFYLYPEPARLFDPQVWMEAGAQIFFSYALGTASLTVLGSYNKYNNNCYRDSLWLCLLNSGTSVVAGFAVFSVLGFMAQKQGVPIEEVAESGPGLAFIAYPQAVAMMPCPQLWAACFFIMIILLGLDTQFVAMEVFMTSVMDLYPMVLRKAGRREIFLLLFCLFCFFSQLIMVTEGGMYVFQLFDYYACSGACLLFLCVFESLAMGWVFGAERMFDVIEDMTSSRPNYIFMLCWKYLTPLVSVVSFVCSLVKYKPLTFNRWYVYPDWAYVLGWLLALSSIILVPAWALGQLIIIKGSLKQRLRHLCSPDKNLPVTCKQQTQIQENTLITEMEVFVKCCTK from the exons ATGAAAAAAATCAAAGGACAAATAGAGGAGAGAGGATACTGGGGGAGTAAAACAGAGTTTATTTTAGCTGTTGCAGGGATTGTGATTGGTCTGGGTAATGTGTGGAGATTTCCTTACCTCTGCTACAAGAACGGCGGAG GGGCGTTCCTGATACCCTACCTGGTGTTTGTGGTTACCTGTGGGGTCCCTCTGTTCCTGCTAGAGACAGCTATGGGACAGTACACACAGGAAGGGGGCATTACTTGTTGGCGTCGGCTTTGTCCACTGGCTGAGG GTATTGGCTATGGAGGACAACTAATTATTTTGTACAGCTGCATGTATTACATTATCATTCTGGCCTGGGCGCTTTTCTACCTCATCTTCTCTTTTAGCTCCCAACTGCCATGGGCCAGCTGTGACAACACCTGGAACACAG ATGACTGTGTGAATCTTGCTGCAAACAATCTGACCCTCAACCGGACAATGCTGATTAATTCAACTTCATCGGTTACCGAGTTCTGGAG AAACAGAGTTCTGTCTCTCTCTGGAGGTATTGAGGAGATCGGTCAGATCAACTGGGAGATTCTACTGTGCCTTATTGTAATGTGGATCATATGTTATTTCTGTGTCTGGAAAGGAGTCAAATCCACAGGCAAG GTGGTGTATTTCACAGCTACATTTCCTTATGTGATGCTGCTTGTGTTGCTGATTCGTGGGTTGACTCTTCCTGGAGCTCTGCAGGGGGTTGTGTTTTACCTGTACCCTGAACCAGCCCGTCTCTTTGACCCGCAG GTTTGGATGGAAGCAGGAGCTCAGATCTTTTTCTCCTATGCTTTGGGTACAGCCTCTCTTACTGTATTAGGCAGCTAcaataaatacaacaacaacTGCTACAG GGACAGCTTATGGCTTTGCCTTCTGAACAGTGGTACCAGTGTGGTAGCAGGTTTTGCTGTGTTCTCAGTCTTGGGCTTCATGGCTCAAAAACAGGGTGTCCCCATTGAGGAGGTGGCAGAATCAG gtccaggacTAGCATTCATAGCTTATCCACAGGCAGTAGCTATGATGCCGTGTCCACAACTGTGGGCTGCTTGTTTCTTCATTATGATTATTTTGCTCGGGCTAGATACACAG TTTGTTGCGATGGAAGTTTTCATGACATCAGTGATGGACCTGTACCCCATGGTGCTGCGCAAAGCTGGACGTCGAGAAATATTCCTCCtgcttttctgtcttttttgctTCTTCAGCCAACTTATCATGGTTACAGAG GGGGGGATGTATGTATTCCAGTTGTTTGACTACTATGCCTGCAGTGGAGCCTGTCTTCTTTTCCTCTGTGTGTTTGAGTCTCTGGCCATGGGTTGGGTCTTTG GGGCTGAGAGAATGTTTGATGTCATTGAAGACATGACCAGCTCACGACCCAACTACATATTCATGCTGTGCTGGAAATACCTGACTCCTCTCGTATCTGTG GTGTCTTTTGTCTGTTCCCTTGTGAAGTACAAACCCCTCACTTTTAACCGCTGGTATGTGTACCCGGACTGGGCGTATGTGCTAGGCTGGTTACTGGCCCTGTCCTCCATCATACTGGTGCCTGCATGGGCGCTGGGTCAACTGATTATTATAAAAGGAAGCTTAAAACAG CGCTTGCGTCACCTGTGTAGTCCTGACAAAAACCTCCCTGTCACCTGTAAGCAACAAACTCAAATACAAGAAAATACACTCATCACAGAGATGGAAGTCTTTGTCAAGTgctgtacaaagtaa